GGGCGGGAAACCGGTGCCGATGACGCCGATCACGGTCCGCTCGGCGCCATGAGAAACCTCGGCCTGCCAACCGTCTTGCTCGATGCGTGCGATGACGCGCTGGACGTCCTCGCTGGTAGCCGTCTTGCCCATTACGATGATCACCCGTATCCTCCCGAATTTCTCCGCGTGCTGCGTTATCCACTGTTGCCTTCGCCGTCGGGCAAACAAAAAAGCAGCCCGCCGGCGGCGGCTGCTTTTGCGACACAGGGCTCGTTGATCAGAGTTATCTGACCGCCGGCACCTCCCCGTGCCGCGGACTAAAGTAATATGCATATCCGTACAGTCGGCGAATCATCGCGTCACGCTCAATGGAACTTGTTGCGCAGTATACGGGCTGCCGGCGTGGCGCGTCAAATGTTGCTATCGGCAAGCGTGTCGCGCGCACCGGCGGGGGGCGGGCTGCCGCGATCGCCATCGGAATTTCGCGGCGACGCGAGGCCGTCGAGAGGCGCCGATTGGAGCGACACCGGCGGCGCCGACGCGCTCGGCGCCTCAATCGACAGGCGAACGTGCGAGCGCGCCTGGGCCTCCTCGAACCGACGGAGCGCGAAGACCGCCGCGAAGGCGACTGCGCCGAGGATCGCCGTCACCATGATCAAGCCGTCCACGCCGGCCGCCGCCGCGAACGGCGATCCGAGCGCGCCGCCCGCCATCTGCCCGAGCCCGAGAATGACGGAGTAGAGACCCATCACCGCGCCGCGCTGGCGCACGGTCTCTTCGGAGATGTCCGCGAGATACGCCAGGGCCGCCGGAGTGAACCCGCTCACGACCGCGACACCGATCAAGAAGACGGCCACGAACCAGCCGAGCCAGCTGTGATCGCGGGCGTTGATGTGGTTGATTCCGAGTAGGGCTCCGCAGATCAGAAAGATCCCCACCACCGTTGCAAGCATGACCGTCGTCTTCCGCATCGTCCCGAGGGCACGCCCCCAGAGCACAACGCCCACGATGAACGCCACGCCGAACAGGATGAACGCGCCGCCCAGGCTGGTTCCGCTGAACGCGCCGGCGAGGGCCTGGCCCGATCGCTGCCCGCCGGTGAGCTGGAACGTCGAGTGGGTGAACCAGACGCCGATAATCGTATTGACCGCGAGCCACGCGGGCACGAATCGGAGCACCCGCGGGCGCCGCGCCAGCCGCATGACGGATATGAGAGGAGCCAGACTCGCCTCCCCCTCGGGCGCGCCAGCCTGTTGGCCCAGTCCCTGGGCGCCTGCGGGACGACGGGAGCCACGGTCGCGGACCTGCCAGAAGCAGAAGAGGCTGGCGAGGTATACGCCAGTGATGGCGACAAACGCGCCCAGGCGAATGTGGTCCCAGAGGAGACCGCCCGCAACGAACCCGCCGCCGATCCCGACCACGGTCGCCACCTCGTACCAGGCCATGACCTGGCCGCGGACGGCCGGCGATTCGGCCGTCTCGCGCGTCAGGAAGCTGAGCGTGGCCGGAGCAGAGGTGGCGGTCGAGAACCCCTCCAGCATCCGTCCCAGGACCATCGGCGCGAGGACCACCGGCCAGGCGACGAGCGCCGTCGGCCAGCCGATGAACTGAATGGCGACCGCGCCAAAAACAGGGCCCGCGATCATGAAAATCCGTCGGCCGTACCGGTCGCTGAACACGCCGAACACCGGTGCGCCCAGCAGCTCCGTCGCATAAAAGCTGATGGCCAGAATGCCTATCGTGATGGGCCGAACGCTGGACCCCGAGCGATTCATGCTGGCGAGCACCAATCCGAGGAGCACGCCCGTCGCCGAATTTCCAAGCCGGAGGAGGACGTTGCCCAGTATGCACGCGACGGTTGCCTGGATTCGGTCAGCGGGCAGGCCCGGCATCAGTGTTCCCCCCGAGGCGGGCCGGCGAACGCGATGGCGCACTCGCGCACCAGCTTGGCGGCCGCGATGGACGTGACGTCGTTCACGTCCGCCGCGGGCAGAACCTCCATCACGTCGACGCCGATCACGCGCAGCCCACGGAGCGAGTGGATCATCGAGAGCAGCTCGGCAAACGTTGCGCCACCGGGCTCCGGGCACCCGGTCCCCGGGGCGCACGACGGATCGAGAACGTCGATGTCGACGGAGAGGTAGAGTGGGCGATCCGCGAGCCACCGGCGCAGCCCGGCGGGAATGGCGAGGTCAGCCGTCGAGTGCCGACACTGCCGCGCCAGCGCGAACTCTTCCCGAGTTCCGGAGCGGATGCCAAGCTGGACGATCCGATCCATGCCCAACGCGTCCGCGATGCGCCGCATCACCGTCGCATGGGACAGTCGCTCCCCTGCGTAGGCGTCGCGAAGGTCCGCGTGGGCGTCGACCTGGACGACGGCCAGGTCCGGAAAGACGCGCAAAGCCCCACGCACGGCACCCACCGTCGCCGTGTGCTCGCCGCCGAGAAGGATCGGCACCGCTTCGGGCGCGACCGATGCGATGGCCTGCGCCACCTTGTCGAGCGCGCATTCCACGTCATCGGCGGCTATGGGGACGTCGCCCAGGTCGGCAAGCGCGACGTCCTCCAGATCCGCGCCCAGAAGCGGGCTGTACATCTCAAGCACGTCTGATACGGCGCGAATTCGCTCCGGCGCTTCGCGGGTCCCGCTCCGAAACGATTCCGTCCGGTCGAGGGGCGCACCGATGATCACCGCGCGCGGACGCGCACACGTTGTGGCGCCGAGAAAGGCGATGCGGGGGGCGACGAAGTCCACGCGGCAGCTCGCTCGCGCTTACTCGAGGATGTCTGCGATGAACGGAGGAAGCGCGAACGCCGCGTGGTGGACATCGGGCGTGTAGTAGCGCGTCGGAATCGCCCCGCGGGCGAGCCGCT
This DNA window, taken from Chloroflexota bacterium, encodes the following:
- a CDS encoding MFS transporter, translating into MPGLPADRIQATVACILGNVLLRLGNSATGVLLGLVLASMNRSGSSVRPITIGILAISFYATELLGAPVFGVFSDRYGRRIFMIAGPVFGAVAIQFIGWPTALVAWPVVLAPMVLGRMLEGFSTATSAPATLSFLTRETAESPAVRGQVMAWYEVATVVGIGGGFVAGGLLWDHIRLGAFVAITGVYLASLFCFWQVRDRGSRRPAGAQGLGQQAGAPEGEASLAPLISVMRLARRPRVLRFVPAWLAVNTIIGVWFTHSTFQLTGGQRSGQALAGAFSGTSLGGAFILFGVAFIVGVVLWGRALGTMRKTTVMLATVVGIFLICGALLGINHINARDHSWLGWFVAVFLIGVAVVSGFTPAALAYLADISEETVRQRGAVMGLYSVILGLGQMAGGALGSPFAAAAGVDGLIMVTAILGAVAFAAVFALRRFEEAQARSHVRLSIEAPSASAPPVSLQSAPLDGLASPRNSDGDRGSPPPAGARDTLADSNI
- the speB gene encoding agmatinase, producing MDFVAPRIAFLGATTCARPRAVIIGAPLDRTESFRSGTREAPERIRAVSDVLEMYSPLLGADLEDVALADLGDVPIAADDVECALDKVAQAIASVAPEAVPILLGGEHTATVGAVRGALRVFPDLAVVQVDAHADLRDAYAGERLSHATVMRRIADALGMDRIVQLGIRSGTREEFALARQCRHSTADLAIPAGLRRWLADRPLYLSVDIDVLDPSCAPGTGCPEPGGATFAELLSMIHSLRGLRVIGVDVMEVLPAADVNDVTSIAAAKLVRECAIAFAGPPRGEH